A window of Tissierellales bacterium contains these coding sequences:
- the rpsG gene encoding 30S ribosomal protein S7, whose product MPRKGHIPKREVMPDPLYNDIVVTKLINNIMLDGKKGVALKIVYDAFELVKEQTGEEPLDVFYNGLNNVMPVLEVKGRRIGGATYQVPVEVRPERRQTLGLRWIVNATRARGEKTMVERLAKEIMDAANNTGASVKKKEEVHKMAEANKAFAHYRW is encoded by the coding sequence GTGCCAAGAAAAGGACATATACCCAAAAGGGAAGTGATGCCTGATCCGTTATATAATGATATTGTAGTGACAAAGCTTATAAACAATATTATGCTTGATGGAAAGAAAGGTGTTGCGTTAAAAATAGTTTATGATGCCTTTGAACTTGTCAAAGAACAAACTGGTGAAGAACCTCTAGATGTATTCTACAATGGATTGAATAATGTTATGCCTGTACTAGAAGTAAAAGGTAGACGTATAGGTGGAGCAACTTATCAAGTACCTGTAGAAGTTAGACCTGAAAGAAGGCAAACATTAGGATTACGCTGGATTGTGAATGCGACAAGAGCTAGAGGAGAAAAAACTATGGTTGAAAGACTAGCGAAAGAAATTATGGATGCTGCAAATAATACTGGCGCAAGCGTTAAGAAGAAAGAGGAAGTTCATAAAATGGCTGAAGCGAATAAAGCTTTTGCTCACTATAGATGGTAA